Within the Echinicola sp. 20G genome, the region TTTTGGAGTAGAAATACTTGGTTTTTGAACTGGTGGTTTATCCCCTTTATTTTTTTATCTATTTCTACCAATTTTGAATTGACATCAACGAACAGCGGATTTTGCCAACCAAATCCAGCAAAGCTATCCTTTATAGTGGGAGTGAAATAAATTTGACATTTAGTCATCAATCAATAGTGGTTGTTCAGGTAAATCTATGTTTGCCGATAACCGCATTTTTGGAAAAGAATATTTAAAATTCGGAGTAAGCCGAAAATCCTTTCAATAGAGTAGGCAGAACCAAGTTTTTCAACTTTAAATTTTTAACATTATGGGAATCAGCATTAGTATTATTGCAGGAAAAGACAAATCTGTCTCCAGTGTCAATGCAAGTGGAACCGTACAACATGTCATCACCGACGATGAAAGAACCACCTTCAAGTTAGGAGACAAACAGCTAAAAGATGCTGTAAAGGCTTATTTTGGTAAATCTCCCAATGATGCCTACCTGCACAGCCCAACTCCTTGGGGGGATTTGTACAAAAAGTACAGTTGGCCACAAGTGCAAATGGTATTGGTGGTGCAAAGTGCCGAAATTTTGGGCATAACTTCTGAACCAGTGATAGTAAAGACCCAGGAGTTTACGAACGATAGCAGCAAAAAAGGGACTTTCAATGTAGCCATTTCCGAAACACTCAGCAACACCACTAGCTCCAACTGGAGTACAGGAGGTACCTTAAGTGTAGGGCAAAAAATCTCCTATGGAGTGGAGTTTTTGGGATCAGGTGTGAAAGGAGAGACTTCCCTTTCATACAGCCAGTCTTGGGGTATAGGTGGACAAGAATCCAAATCAATCACAGTAGGCTCCACCTCTGGGGTAAGTGTGACGCTGGATCCGGGAGAGTCTGTTTTAGCTGAACTTTCGGCAAGCCGTGGCGTGATGAAAGTTCGAATAAGGTACAACGCCTATTTGATTGGAAATACGGCCATTAATTACAACCCAACTTACAAAGGCCATCACTTTTGGAGTTTAGGTATTGGTGGGGTGATGTCATCAGGAGGTGTCAAAAATTCAGTCCAGTCAACTGAAGATATCGATATTGGATATTATTCCAATTCCAAAATCGAACTGAAAGACAAAACAAGTGGAAAATTAGTTTCCGAACGAGTGCTTGAAGATCAAGTAGGAGTTTAAGTGTTTAGTTGATTTTTTAGAAACAGCAGTAGCAAAAAACTGCTGCTGTTCTTTATTATTAATGGGAGTCTGTTTGACCAGGTATTTATACTTGATTTTTTCTATAGGGAGTAATGCGCTGTTAAAATATACTGCCAGTCCTCAATTTTGTACATACCAACATGAGTAAATAAAATTCAATAGTAAACTTAATTTTTTCGATGATGAAAGTAGGAATATTAATGCCATTCTCAGGCCTGGTCTCCAGCATAGCGCAGGAAATTGAAAAAGGCCTAAGACTCGGTTCTAATGTGTTTGATAAAGAGGAGGTATCAATTGTTACCCGATATTTGAATTGTGAGGAGATTGATAGAAATAAAGATGCTCTAAATGATCTAATTAAAGTTGAGAAAGCTCAACTTATTATTGCTGTATTAAACTGTGATCAGTCCGAGCTTATGCAAGCCTATTTTGAAAAATGTGGAACACCTGTCGTAATCTTTAACTTAGCTGCTTGTAGGGATTTGTCAAAGGGACAGAAGCTTTCCAATGTCTTTTTGAATAGTTTGGATTTAAGCTCTAGTCAGTATGTGCTGGGTAATTTTGCTAAGGATCTTTTGGATCAAACTTGTGTTTGCTTAGATAGGGTAGAAGAAGGAGAAGGTGGTACGATTTCGAAAAAAGCAATGCAGCACATATCCGGGGATATGTTAGGCTATTTATTTGGAGAAGAGGATATACAGGAAGTCCTGAATTTTGCTCAACAACACCGCCCTAAGCATATTCATGTACTAACTTCATCTCATGCTATTTTTTCCAAGTTTATAAAACATTTAAATGAAGAAAAATTTTCAAAAGTTATTAAGGTCTCCTTTGTACCTTATTTTTCGGACACCAGCACGATGAAAGTTTTAGAAGTTAGTAGTAGAAATATTTTTTCTGCATCTACCTGGTTTAAAGAAATAGATAATGAAGCCAATTTAGAGTTTGTGGAGAATTATCACAATAATTTCGGGTCTGCTCCAGAGGGCTATGCTTTGTTGGCTTACGAAGTAGGTCTATTGCTGAGAAATAGCTTAGAAGAGCATTCGGGTAAAGTTTCTAAAGAGAGATTGTTAGTTGATTTAAACCGCGTAAATGTACTTGGTCCACGTGGGGCTATCGATTTACATACTCAGCGTATTAGCGCCAATCCAGTATATGTTTCAAAAGTAGGACTTGGATGGGATGGCCTTAGTTTAAAGAGGGAAATTATCTCTCGTGAGGAAATGGTTTAAACATATCATCAAAATGATCGTCTTAGGGGGATGTATTTTATAGGATTTATACAACTATTCAGAGACTATCCAAAATTTAAGCTTTAAATCAATCGCCCATAAATATGGTTTGATCCTAAAATAGTCGCTATTCTATTCATTTAGCCAAAATAAGCCTAGGTAGGAACACCCTCCGCCTGCTCCACTATAATGTTGACAAAATAAAGGAAGGTAAGGCTTGCCTGCTATATGCCCATGGTTTTGTTGCAAATTGAAAGAAGGAAACAAGTGAAGGGGAATTGGCCTTTAATCGAACCAATGTGGAATTGAAATCAACATGACTGGGCCAGGTGTACCACTTCACTTTAATATCATGGGAATTTGCAATTCTAGTTATGGCTAATGAGTCATAATCTTATTACCTGAAAATAGGATAGGGGAAACGTCTATAAAATGTCCAGATTTTATTTCAAGATATTTTAGGGAAAAGGGTAGGGCTTCCCTAATGGATGCTCCTAGCCCTAGTAGAGGATACATAGACTTTTGGCTTGATTCCTAGATTTGCGGTGTATTAACTGTAATAAAGATTTTTATAATTTATGGTTTCGTTCAGAACTTTATATCATCCCCATTGACCGTTGAATCAAAATATTGGGAGTTGGCTTACCATTGGTTAATGACTTATTATCTGTGCAAATTAATTGATTTGAATTTTTATAATATTTATATTAATAACAATATTTTTTGAATTTAAGATTTCAACAATTGACAATCTTATCTGCATATAATTAAAGTTTTAATCATTGGCATTAAACAAGCTATCATTTATGAAAAACCTCCTGATTTTTACAGTGACACTATTGCTCTTAGCTTGCAATCAAAAGCCTGAGACCACTAAGGATTCGAATGGAAGGAATAACCAAGGGAACGTTTTGCCGTATCCAAAACCTTCATTTAATGGGAAAATAGGAACTACCTTTGAGGACTCCGAAGAAGATTATCCCCAACCCTTGGAAGCCCCAGAAGAGGCTCCCAATGTAATTGTCATACTTTTAGATGATGTCGGGTTTGGGCAAGCTGGGATCATGGGGGGACCCATTCCCACTCCTGCAATGGAAAAATTAGCAGAAGAAGGATTGACTTATACCCGGTTTCACACAACAGGTATTTGTAGCCCAACAAGGGCGGCTCTATTGACAGGAAGAAATCATCATCAAGTTGGGTTTGGCACTATTTCCGAGCTATCTACAGGCTACCCTGGCTATAACAGTATTTGGGGAAAAGATGTGGGAACAGTGGCCGAAGTATTAAAACAAAATGGGTACAGTACAGCTGCTTGGGGAAAATGGCATAATACTCCAGACTGGGAAACCAATCCAATTGGACCATTTAACCAATGGCCTACAGGTCTGGGATTTGAATATTTTTATGGCTTTCAAGGAGGAGAAACAAGCCAATACTATCCCCAACTCTTTAAGAATACCACACCTGTCGAGCCCGCCACAACCCCTGAAGAAGGCTATCACTTGACCGAGGACCTTACCAATGATGCCATTGCCTGGGTGAGTCAACAACGTTCAATCAACCCGGACAAACCTTATTTCATGTACTTTGCCACGGGGGCTGCACATGCTCCATTGCACTCTCCCAAAGAATGGAGTGACAAATTTAAAGGTCAGTTTGATGAAGGGTGGGACGCCATGCGGAAACACACCCTTGAGCGTCAAAAAGAAATGGGTATTGTTCCTAAAAATACTAAGTTATCAGCCAGACCAGCGTCCATCCCAGCTTGGGAGACTTTGAGTGATGATGAAAAGAAACTATATGCCAGACAAATGGAGGTTTTTGCAGGATTCTTGGCTCATACAGATCATTGGATAGGAAAGCTAATAGAAAGCGCCCGAAGCCTACCTGGTGGTGATAATACCATGGTTGTTTACATTATTGGTGACAATGGCTCCAGTGCAGAAGGTAGCATGACGGGAACTTTAAATAATATGATGACCCAAAATGGTTTTCCTGATAATGTAGAGAGACAATTGTCAGAAATGGAAAACCTTGGGGGGCCTGAGCATGAAAACCATTTTGCAGTGCCATGGGCCTGGGCCGGTAGTACCCCATTTCAATGGATGAAACGTGTACCTTCACATTTTGGGGGCACCCGAAATGGTATGATCATCTCCTGGCCATCTTCAATACAAGCTAAAGGAGAAAAAAGAACACAATTCCATCATGTGATAGATATTGCTCCTACCATTTATGAAGCTGCCAAGATTGAAATGCCTACACGAAT harbors:
- a CDS encoding arylsulfatase, which produces MKNLLIFTVTLLLLACNQKPETTKDSNGRNNQGNVLPYPKPSFNGKIGTTFEDSEEDYPQPLEAPEEAPNVIVILLDDVGFGQAGIMGGPIPTPAMEKLAEEGLTYTRFHTTGICSPTRAALLTGRNHHQVGFGTISELSTGYPGYNSIWGKDVGTVAEVLKQNGYSTAAWGKWHNTPDWETNPIGPFNQWPTGLGFEYFYGFQGGETSQYYPQLFKNTTPVEPATTPEEGYHLTEDLTNDAIAWVSQQRSINPDKPYFMYFATGAAHAPLHSPKEWSDKFKGQFDEGWDAMRKHTLERQKEMGIVPKNTKLSARPASIPAWETLSDDEKKLYARQMEVFAGFLAHTDHWIGKLIESARSLPGGDNTMVVYIIGDNGSSAEGSMTGTLNNMMTQNGFPDNVERQLSEMENLGGPEHENHFAVPWAWAGSTPFQWMKRVPSHFGGTRNGMIISWPSSIQAKGEKRTQFHHVIDIAPTIYEAAKIEMPTRINGVDQTPLAGGSMNYSFANANAEDTRTTQYFETGGHRAIYHDGWVAASFHGVPWELSGSVGFKDNDWELYNIEEDFSEATDISADYPEKLEELKGIFDEEAKKYDVYPLDDRFVERATNPNRPSVVRGKNEFTYLSGTKRIPEGSAPPAYARSHTISANINYEKGDEGVIVANGGGSAGYSLFIKNDKLIYYYNFFHVNHYEVASTALPEGELNIQMVYTQESNEPGGGGNAKLIVNGKEVGQGNINKVVPARYSATETMDIGMDLGSSVSSDYSPPFAYSGEIEYVKFLLK
- a CDS encoding follicular epithelium yolk protein subunit, whose amino-acid sequence is MGISISIIAGKDKSVSSVNASGTVQHVITDDERTTFKLGDKQLKDAVKAYFGKSPNDAYLHSPTPWGDLYKKYSWPQVQMVLVVQSAEILGITSEPVIVKTQEFTNDSSKKGTFNVAISETLSNTTSSNWSTGGTLSVGQKISYGVEFLGSGVKGETSLSYSQSWGIGGQESKSITVGSTSGVSVTLDPGESVLAELSASRGVMKVRIRYNAYLIGNTAINYNPTYKGHHFWSLGIGGVMSSGGVKNSVQSTEDIDIGYYSNSKIELKDKTSGKLVSERVLEDQVGV
- a CDS encoding ABC transporter substrate-binding protein: MMKVGILMPFSGLVSSIAQEIEKGLRLGSNVFDKEEVSIVTRYLNCEEIDRNKDALNDLIKVEKAQLIIAVLNCDQSELMQAYFEKCGTPVVIFNLAACRDLSKGQKLSNVFLNSLDLSSSQYVLGNFAKDLLDQTCVCLDRVEEGEGGTISKKAMQHISGDMLGYLFGEEDIQEVLNFAQQHRPKHIHVLTSSHAIFSKFIKHLNEEKFSKVIKVSFVPYFSDTSTMKVLEVSSRNIFSASTWFKEIDNEANLEFVENYHNNFGSAPEGYALLAYEVGLLLRNSLEEHSGKVSKERLLVDLNRVNVLGPRGAIDLHTQRISANPVYVSKVGLGWDGLSLKREIISREEMV